The Flavobacterium commune genome contains a region encoding:
- a CDS encoding ABC transporter ATP-binding protein, whose amino-acid sequence MDQNLKKIIPFAKKYKIHIVWNIIHNTLYALFGTIGMVMIFPVLKVLFDNGEKITKLPQYQGLSEIDTYLNHILFYYVNHYSELYGPNYALLLTVSLVVITFLFKNLFGYLGLQHLTKLKTGVLRDLREKMFRKIVSLPIPYYSEKRKGDVMARMLGDINEVQNSFFMVLELIVKEPLTIIFSLVAMINISWKLTLFVLFFIPVSGYIISKIGKSLKGKSVKAQQENGYLISIVEETLTGLKVVKGYNAESFFTQTFNNSINRLYQITNSIGKKNNLASPMSEFLGIIVISILLFYGGNLVLVDKSLDGSLFIAYIGLAYNILTPAKAISKASYQVKNGLAAAERVFEVLEVENTIKDKPNAITLDGFHDSIILKDITFAYEDEAVLKNFSLTIPKGKTVALVGQSGSGKSTIANLLTRFYDVKNGEIQIDGHNVKDVTMNSLRSLTGLVTQDSIMFNGSIKENIKFGKQEATDEDVIEALKIANAYEFVKDLPKGIDTNIGDSGNKLSGGQKQRLSIARAVLKNPPIMILDEATSALDTESEKLVQVALENMMQNRTSIVIAHRLSTIQKADTIVVMQKGKIVEQGSHEELIALNGTYNKLVSMQSFE is encoded by the coding sequence ATGGATCAAAATTTAAAAAAAATTATTCCTTTTGCAAAAAAGTACAAAATACATATTGTGTGGAACATTATTCACAATACTTTATATGCACTTTTTGGAACAATAGGAATGGTTATGATTTTTCCTGTACTAAAAGTACTTTTTGATAATGGAGAAAAAATAACCAAATTACCTCAATATCAGGGATTATCTGAAATAGATACCTATTTGAATCATATTCTTTTTTATTATGTAAACCATTATTCAGAATTATATGGTCCTAATTACGCACTACTACTAACGGTATCTTTAGTAGTTATTACCTTTTTATTTAAAAATTTATTTGGGTATTTAGGACTTCAACATTTAACCAAATTAAAAACAGGAGTTCTTAGAGATTTACGTGAAAAAATGTTCAGGAAAATTGTGTCTTTACCTATTCCCTACTATTCTGAAAAAAGAAAAGGAGATGTAATGGCACGAATGCTAGGCGACATAAACGAAGTACAAAACTCCTTTTTCATGGTATTGGAACTAATTGTAAAAGAACCTTTGACCATCATATTCTCTTTGGTCGCAATGATAAACATTAGCTGGAAACTAACTTTGTTTGTCTTATTTTTCATTCCAGTTTCGGGATATATTATTTCTAAAATCGGAAAATCTTTAAAAGGAAAATCAGTAAAAGCGCAACAAGAAAACGGTTATCTGATTTCAATTGTCGAAGAAACATTAACGGGATTAAAAGTGGTAAAAGGATACAATGCTGAAAGTTTCTTTACCCAAACTTTTAATAATTCCATCAATCGATTATACCAAATAACTAATAGTATTGGAAAGAAGAACAATTTAGCTTCGCCGATGTCTGAATTTCTAGGGATAATTGTAATTTCTATTTTACTTTTTTACGGTGGAAATTTAGTTTTAGTCGATAAATCACTGGACGGTTCTTTATTTATTGCCTATATTGGATTAGCATACAATATTTTAACACCGGCTAAAGCCATTTCTAAAGCGTCTTATCAAGTCAAAAATGGTTTAGCAGCTGCCGAACGTGTTTTTGAAGTATTAGAAGTCGAAAATACAATTAAAGACAAACCTAACGCTATTACATTAGACGGATTTCATGATTCAATCATCTTAAAAGACATTACGTTTGCCTATGAAGATGAAGCTGTATTAAAAAACTTCAGCCTCACTATACCTAAAGGAAAAACCGTTGCCTTAGTGGGACAATCCGGTAGTGGAAAAAGTACTATTGCTAATCTATTGACACGCTTTTACGATGTTAAAAATGGTGAAATACAAATAGACGGTCACAACGTTAAAGACGTTACTATGAATTCCTTGCGCAGCTTAACCGGATTAGTAACCCAGGACAGCATAATGTTCAATGGCTCTATCAAAGAGAATATCAAATTTGGAAAACAGGAAGCAACTGACGAAGACGTTATTGAAGCTTTAAAAATTGCCAATGCTTATGAATTTGTAAAAGACTTACCTAAAGGAATTGACACCAACATTGGCGATAGCGGAAACAAACTTTCAGGTGGTCAAAAACAACGTTTATCTATTGCCCGTGCTGTATTGAAAAATCCTCCAATTATGATTTTGGACGAAGCAACATCTGCTTTGGATACCGAAAGCGAAAAACTGGTGCAAGTAGCTCTGGAAAACATGATGCAAAACCGAACTTCGATTGTAATTGCGCACCGTCTTTCAACCATTCAAAAAGCAGATACGATTGTTGTGATGCAAAAAGGAAAGATAGTAGAACAAGGCTCACACGAAGAATTAATTGCATTAAATGGCACTTATAACAAATTAGTTTCCATGCAATCATTCGAATAA
- a CDS encoding DUF2971 domain-containing protein, with product MYHNNPNIKLPEDTETIVWKYLDLSKFLDLLLSQKLFMSRSDKFEDQYEGTFSEPTYEEIKKLAIDNPDFINYYKTHREKVAISSWHINEYESFAMWQIFTQNSEGLAIQSTIGRLQKALHPENNFKQYIGEVNYIDYKKEYIPFDDLFFPFLFKRKSFQYEREVRIITDVTDGKIKLNDGLKINVDINQLIEKIYIHPKSENWYKNLVIQLVKELGFDFTIEKSDLESDILI from the coding sequence ATGTATCATAATAATCCAAATATCAAACTTCCTGAAGATACCGAAACTATAGTTTGGAAATATCTGGATTTATCAAAGTTTTTAGATTTATTGCTTTCGCAAAAGTTATTCATGTCCCGTTCGGACAAATTTGAAGATCAATACGAAGGCACTTTTAGCGAACCTACTTACGAAGAAATCAAGAAATTAGCCATTGACAATCCTGATTTCATCAATTATTACAAAACACATCGGGAAAAAGTAGCCATTAGCAGCTGGCACATTAACGAATACGAATCTTTTGCCATGTGGCAAATTTTCACCCAAAACAGTGAAGGTCTTGCCATTCAATCCACCATTGGCAGATTGCAAAAAGCCTTGCATCCTGAGAATAATTTTAAACAATATATAGGCGAAGTAAATTATATCGATTACAAGAAAGAATACATTCCTTTTGATGATTTATTCTTTCCTTTTCTGTTTAAACGAAAAAGTTTTCAGTATGAACGCGAAGTACGAATCATTACTGATGTTACGGATGGTAAAATAAAACTGAATGATGGTCTAAAAATCAATGTAGATATCAATCAGTTAATTGAGAAAATCTACATTCACCCTAAATCCGAAAACTGGTACAAAAACCTGGTAATCCAGTTAGTAAAAGAATTAGGATTTGATTTTACAATTGAAAAATCAGATTTAGAAAGCGATATTTTGATTTAA
- a CDS encoding phospho-sugar mutase, which produces MESKQHILDAVNEWQGPTFDAATQEELKKLIANSPKELEESFYKNLEFGTGGMRGIMGVGNNRINKYTLGKSTQGLSNYLKSVFPNQAIKAVIAFDCRHNSKSLAKVVADVFSANGIQVYLFSDLRPTPELSFALRHLGCQCGIVLTASHNPPEYNGYKVYWQDGGQIVPPEDEAIINAIESLNYNEIKFDANEDLIEYIDEEVDQAFIKSTIENASFNTPAEAKDNLNIVFTSLHGTSITVMPETFVQAGYKNVHIVEEQAIPNGDFPTVKSPNPEEPEALTLALALADKTNADIVIGTDPDCDRLGIAVRNNEGEMTLLNGNQTMILMTAFLLEKWKKAGKINGKQFVGSTIVSTPMIMELASAYGVNFKVGLTGFKWIAKMIKDFPELQFIGGGEESFGYMVGDAVRDKDAVAATLLICEVAAQAKANGSTVYKELLKLYVDHGFFKEYLVSLTKKGIEGLQEINQMMIDLRENPLKEINGQRVVMVEDYQSSIAKNLLDGEESIMDMPKSNVLIYYTEDGSKICARPSGTEPKIKFYISVNTELDAVENFNEVENILDEKIKNIIAAMQLK; this is translated from the coding sequence AGAATTTGGAACTGGAGGAATGCGCGGTATTATGGGTGTTGGAAACAACCGAATCAATAAATACACGCTTGGAAAAAGCACTCAGGGACTTTCAAATTATTTGAAATCTGTTTTTCCAAACCAAGCTATTAAAGCCGTTATTGCTTTCGACTGTCGTCATAACAGTAAATCATTAGCAAAAGTTGTTGCTGATGTTTTCTCGGCCAATGGAATTCAGGTTTACCTTTTTTCAGATCTGAGACCTACACCAGAATTGTCTTTTGCATTGAGACATTTAGGTTGCCAATGCGGAATTGTTTTGACTGCTTCACATAACCCACCTGAATACAACGGATACAAAGTATATTGGCAAGACGGAGGACAAATTGTTCCGCCGGAAGACGAAGCGATTATCAATGCTATTGAATCATTAAATTATAACGAAATCAAATTTGATGCAAATGAAGATTTGATTGAATATATTGACGAAGAAGTTGACCAGGCTTTTATAAAATCAACTATTGAAAACGCTAGTTTCAATACTCCTGCTGAAGCAAAAGACAATCTAAACATTGTTTTTACTTCACTTCACGGGACTTCTATTACTGTAATGCCTGAAACTTTTGTGCAAGCTGGTTACAAAAACGTACATATTGTTGAAGAACAAGCTATTCCTAATGGTGATTTCCCTACCGTAAAATCTCCAAATCCTGAAGAACCGGAAGCTTTAACTTTAGCATTGGCTCTTGCCGATAAAACAAATGCCGATATTGTTATTGGTACGGACCCTGATTGTGATCGTTTAGGGATTGCTGTTCGTAATAACGAAGGCGAAATGACCTTATTGAACGGAAATCAAACGATGATTTTAATGACTGCATTTTTACTGGAAAAATGGAAAAAAGCAGGCAAAATAAACGGAAAACAATTTGTAGGCTCTACTATTGTTTCTACTCCTATGATTATGGAATTGGCTTCGGCTTATGGAGTTAATTTCAAAGTAGGTTTAACCGGTTTCAAATGGATTGCCAAAATGATTAAAGATTTCCCTGAACTACAATTCATTGGTGGTGGAGAAGAAAGTTTTGGCTACATGGTGGGCGATGCGGTTCGTGATAAAGATGCCGTTGCTGCAACCTTATTAATTTGCGAAGTGGCAGCACAAGCAAAAGCTAACGGAAGCACGGTTTACAAAGAATTACTAAAACTATACGTTGACCACGGATTTTTCAAAGAGTACCTCGTTTCATTAACTAAAAAAGGAATAGAAGGCTTACAGGAAATCAACCAAATGATGATTGACCTGAGAGAAAATCCATTGAAAGAAATCAACGGACAACGTGTTGTTATGGTCGAAGATTATCAATCATCTATTGCCAAAAATTTATTGGACGGAGAAGAATCAATTATGGATATGCCAAAATCTAATGTGTTGATTTATTATACTGAAGACGGTTCTAAAATTTGTGCAAGACCTAGTGGAACTGAACCAAAAATCAAATTCTACATCAGCGTAAATACTGAATTGGATGCCGTAGAAAACTTCAATGAAGTAGAAAACATCTTAGACGAAAAAATAAAAAACATCATTGCAGCAATGCAATTGAAATAA